The following proteins are encoded in a genomic region of Arcobacter suis CECT 7833:
- a CDS encoding HugZ family pyridoxamine 5'-phosphate oxidase has translation MAKNLNEFLETLQSLTISSLDENKNPFSSYAPFVKHNHKYYVYLSLMAKHSSNLTNNEMASIFFCEDEKDCKNIFGKKRVSIQCKAKRLEQNTENEKIILDEFRNKFESDMVNTLHKMGDFYLFEFTPFYGEAVFGFGKAYNLGGENFEEFVERTTNSSGHGKK, from the coding sequence ATGGCAAAAAATTTAAATGAGTTTTTAGAAACTCTACAAAGTCTTACAATTAGTTCATTAGATGAAAATAAAAATCCATTTTCATCTTATGCACCTTTTGTAAAACACAATCACAAATATTATGTTTATCTATCATTGATGGCAAAACACTCATCAAATTTGACAAACAATGAAATGGCTTCAATTTTCTTTTGTGAAGATGAAAAAGATTGTAAAAATATCTTTGGTAAAAAAAGAGTATCAATCCAATGTAAAGCTAAAAGATTGGAACAAAATACAGAAAATGAAAAAATAATCTTAGATGAATTTAGAAATAAATTTGAAAGTGATATGGTAAATACACTTCATAAAATGGGCGATTTTTATCTTTTTGAATTTACACCTTTTTATGGTGAAGCTGTTTTTGGATTTGGCAAAGCTTATAATCTTGGTGGAGAAAACTTTGAAGAGTTTGTTGAAAGAACAACTAACTCTTCAGGTCATGGAAAAAAGTAA
- a CDS encoding CNNM domain-containing protein: MEILILLFTIVIGTAFLCSLLESILLSTNITYISVLEKDHPSAGRLLKKLKLDIDKSIAAILILSTTANTLGAIAIGIQAKNVFEGNSTLIMVISIILTLVVLFFCEIIPKTIGAIYWKQLAIYTPRIINLFIFITYPLIILTQIITKKVGTETHDKISREELLQATLLSEEEGIISDLESHIIENTLDLNTKKLKDILTPRSVMYAVEKNSEIKDIIEDKRTIKFSRIPVYEGTIDNIVGIILTKKLFKQALKEKDISLEDVMKPVFSLHESINVAKALKLFIQKKEHMFIVHDSYNQTEGIVTLEDCIETLLGLEIMDELDTTADMRKLALNKMKAKRKEEETKEML, translated from the coding sequence ATGGAAATTTTAATATTACTATTCACCATAGTTATTGGTACAGCTTTTTTATGTTCACTTTTAGAATCTATTTTATTATCAACAAATATCACTTATATCTCTGTGTTAGAAAAAGACCATCCAAGCGCTGGACGACTTCTTAAAAAATTAAAATTAGACATAGATAAATCTATTGCTGCAATTCTTATATTAAGTACAACGGCAAATACTTTGGGCGCTATTGCTATTGGAATACAAGCAAAAAATGTTTTTGAAGGAAATAGTACTTTAATAATGGTTATTTCTATAATTCTTACTTTAGTTGTTTTATTTTTTTGCGAAATAATTCCTAAAACAATTGGTGCAATTTACTGGAAACAATTAGCTATTTATACTCCAAGAATTATAAACTTATTTATATTTATAACTTATCCATTGATTATTCTTACTCAAATTATTACAAAAAAAGTTGGTACAGAAACCCATGATAAGATTTCAAGAGAAGAGTTATTACAAGCTACATTACTAAGTGAAGAAGAAGGTATTATCAGTGATTTAGAATCACATATTATTGAAAATACTCTTGATTTAAATACTAAAAAATTAAAAGATATTTTAACTCCACGTTCTGTTATGTATGCAGTTGAAAAAAATAGTGAAATCAAAGATATAATTGAAGATAAAAGAACTATTAAATTTTCAAGAATTCCAGTATATGAGGGAACTATTGATAATATTGTAGGAATTATTCTAACAAAAAAACTATTTAAACAAGCATTAAAAGAAAAAGATATAAGTTTAGAAGATGTTATGAAACCTGTATTTTCTTTACATGAAAGTATCAATGTGGCAAAAGCTTTGAAATTATTTATTCAAAAGAAAGAGCATATGTTTATAGTTCATGATTCATACAATCAAACAGAAGGAATTGTAACTTTAGAAGATTGTATAGAGACTCTTTTAGGTCTTGAAATCATGGATGAATTAGATACAACTGCTGATATGAGAAAATTAGCTTTAAATAAAATGAAAGCAAAAAGAAAAGAGGAAGAAACAAAGGAAATGTTATGA
- the aceE gene encoding pyruvate dehydrogenase (acetyl-transferring), homodimeric type, translated as MQNEYLKDINPEETNEWLEALENIIEEGGPKRAHYILEKLIDKARRKGTYLPFRATTAYLNSIDVEDEPKMPGDRDIERRIRSAIRWNATMMVLRASKKNLELGGHIASFQSSATLYDVGFNHFFRAPNEKDGGDLIFFQGHIAPGIYARSFLEGRITKEQMDNFRQEVDGQGLSSYPHPKLMPDYWQFPTVSMGLGPIQAIYQARFLKYLTNRGIKDCSEQKVYCFMGDGECDEPESLGAISLAGREGLDNLVFVINCNLQRLDGPVRGNGKIIQELEGNFRGNGWRVVKVIWGRHWDALLQKDKSGKLLQLMEETVDGEYQNFKQKGGAYTREHFFNKYPETAKLVENMSDQDIFALNRGGHDPLKVYAAYKAAEKTKDRPTVILAKTVKGYGMGEAAEGKNIAHGVKKVDLDSLRQFRDRFRIPFSDEELEKLPYYTFDEDSVEMKYMKARRAELHGFVPQRLEKFTNKLEIPSLAEFESITKGSGDREISTTMAFVRILNILVKDKNIGKQIVPIVPDEARTFGMEGMFRQIGIYSNEGQKYVPQDRDQVAYYKEDKEGQVLQEGINELGAMGSWAAAATSYSVNDVPMIPFYIYYSMFGFQRTGDMAWAAGDLRARGFLVGGTAGRTTLNGEGLQHEDGHSHILANTIPSCISYDPTYGYELAVIVQDGINRMYGEKQEDVFYYLTTMNENYKQPAMPEGVEEGILKGIYKLDTVDAANDYKVKLLGSGTILEQVRQAADILASEYGVKSDVYSVTSYNEIAREAQDVERYNLLHPDEEDKTPYVTTVLGEDKDNIIVSATDYMKIYSEQIRAYVKGSFKTLGTDGFGRSDSRANLREHFEVDANFIVYATLYLLVENGKLDKKVLNEAIAKFKINPNKINPLYA; from the coding sequence ATGCAAAATGAATATTTAAAAGACATTAATCCAGAAGAAACAAATGAATGGCTTGAAGCCTTAGAAAATATTATAGAAGAAGGTGGACCTAAAAGAGCTCACTATATTTTAGAAAAATTAATTGATAAGGCAAGAAGAAAAGGTACGTATCTACCGTTTAGAGCAACAACAGCATACTTAAATAGTATTGATGTTGAAGATGAACCTAAGATGCCAGGTGATAGAGATATCGAAAGAAGAATCAGATCTGCAATTAGATGGAATGCAACAATGATGGTATTAAGAGCATCTAAAAAGAATTTAGAGCTTGGTGGACATATTGCATCATTTCAATCTTCTGCAACATTATATGATGTAGGCTTTAATCACTTCTTTAGAGCTCCGAATGAAAAAGATGGTGGAGATTTAATTTTCTTCCAAGGGCATATTGCACCTGGTATTTATGCAAGATCTTTTTTAGAAGGAAGAATTACAAAAGAGCAAATGGATAACTTTAGACAAGAAGTTGATGGACAAGGTTTATCATCTTATCCTCACCCAAAATTAATGCCAGATTATTGGCAATTCCCAACAGTATCTATGGGACTTGGACCAATTCAAGCAATTTACCAAGCAAGATTCTTAAAATACTTAACAAATAGAGGTATTAAAGATTGTAGCGAGCAAAAAGTATATTGTTTTATGGGTGATGGTGAGTGTGATGAACCAGAATCTTTAGGAGCAATTTCTTTAGCAGGTAGAGAAGGTTTAGATAACTTAGTATTTGTAATTAATTGTAACTTACAAAGACTTGATGGACCAGTTAGAGGTAATGGAAAAATCATTCAAGAACTAGAAGGAAACTTTAGAGGAAATGGATGGAGAGTAGTTAAAGTAATCTGGGGAAGACACTGGGATGCTTTATTACAAAAAGATAAATCAGGTAAGCTTTTACAATTAATGGAAGAGACAGTTGATGGTGAGTACCAAAACTTTAAACAAAAAGGTGGAGCTTACACAAGAGAACATTTCTTTAATAAATACCCTGAAACTGCAAAATTAGTTGAAAATATGTCTGATCAAGATATTTTTGCTTTAAACAGAGGTGGACATGACCCATTAAAAGTTTATGCAGCATATAAAGCAGCAGAAAAAACAAAAGATAGACCAACAGTTATTTTAGCTAAAACTGTAAAAGGTTACGGAATGGGTGAAGCAGCTGAAGGTAAAAATATTGCTCACGGTGTTAAAAAAGTTGATTTAGATTCATTAAGACAATTTAGAGATAGATTTAGAATTCCTTTTTCAGATGAAGAGTTAGAAAAATTACCATACTATACTTTTGATGAAGATTCTGTTGAAATGAAATATATGAAAGCAAGAAGAGCTGAACTTCATGGTTTTGTTCCTCAAAGATTAGAGAAATTTACTAATAAATTAGAAATTCCTTCTTTAGCTGAATTTGAATCTATTACAAAAGGAAGTGGTGATAGAGAAATCTCTACTACTATGGCTTTTGTAAGAATCTTAAATATATTAGTAAAAGATAAAAATATCGGTAAACAAATTGTTCCTATTGTTCCTGATGAAGCTAGAACTTTTGGTATGGAAGGTATGTTTAGACAAATTGGTATTTATTCAAATGAGGGGCAAAAATATGTTCCTCAAGATAGAGATCAAGTTGCATATTATAAAGAAGATAAAGAAGGTCAAGTACTTCAAGAAGGTATTAATGAACTTGGAGCAATGGGTTCATGGGCAGCAGCAGCAACTTCATACTCTGTAAATGATGTTCCTATGATTCCATTTTACATCTATTACTCAATGTTCGGATTCCAAAGAACAGGTGATATGGCATGGGCAGCAGGTGATTTAAGAGCTAGAGGATTCTTAGTTGGTGGAACTGCAGGTAGAACTACATTAAATGGTGAAGGTTTACAACATGAAGATGGACATTCTCATATTTTAGCTAATACAATTCCAAGTTGTATCTCTTATGACCCAACTTATGGTTATGAGTTAGCAGTAATTGTTCAAGATGGTATTAATAGAATGTATGGTGAAAAACAAGAAGATGTATTCTATTATTTAACAACAATGAATGAAAACTACAAACAACCTGCAATGCCTGAAGGTGTTGAAGAAGGAATTTTAAAAGGTATTTATAAATTAGATACTGTTGATGCAGCTAATGATTATAAAGTTAAATTATTAGGTTCAGGTACAATTTTAGAGCAAGTTAGACAAGCTGCTGATATTTTAGCATCAGAATATGGTGTAAAATCAGATGTTTATTCTGTTACTTCATATAATGAAATTGCAAGAGAAGCACAAGATGTAGAAAGATACAACTTATTACATCCAGATGAAGAGGATAAAACTCCTTATGTAACAACTGTATTAGGTGAAGATAAAGATAATATCATTGTTTCAGCAACTGATTATATGAAAATTTATTCTGAACAAATTAGAGCTTATGTAAAAGGTTCATTTAAAACTTTAGGAACAGATGGTTTTGGTAGATCTGATTCAAGAGCAAATTTAAGAGAACACTTTGAAGTTGATGCTAACTTTATTGTTTACGCAACTCTATATTTATTAGTAGAAAATGGTAAATTAGATAAAAAAGTATTAAATGAAGCTATTGCTAAATTTAAAATCAATCCAAATAAAATTAATCCATTATATGCATAA
- a CDS encoding LysE family transporter, with amino-acid sequence MEFNVWLTMFLAAIAISVSPGAGAVVSMNYGLKYGLKKSYPAIFGLQVGYLIQTFIVVIGLGAIIAKSVLIFTIIKWIGVAYLLYLGLGKIFEKAQLVDDEEHLNSYSAKKAFLNSSLINLTNIKATIFLVAFIPQFINPNESIFLQFIIIGATLSVVDIFVMTGYSSMASKLKFLLKDVKAIKIQNRITGSLLILAAIFMSNAKRV; translated from the coding sequence ATGGAATTTAATGTTTGGTTAACTATGTTTTTAGCAGCAATTGCAATATCGGTTTCACCAGGAGCTGGAGCTGTTGTTTCTATGAATTATGGTTTAAAATATGGTCTTAAAAAATCTTACCCTGCAATTTTTGGTTTACAAGTTGGATATTTAATTCAAACATTTATTGTAGTTATTGGATTAGGGGCTATTATTGCTAAATCTGTTTTGATTTTTACGATTATAAAATGGATTGGTGTTGCTTATTTACTCTATTTAGGATTAGGTAAAATTTTTGAAAAAGCACAATTAGTTGATGATGAAGAACATCTAAATTCATACAGCGCAAAAAAAGCTTTTTTGAATTCTAGTTTGATAAATCTAACAAATATCAAAGCAACAATTTTTTTAGTAGCATTTATTCCTCAATTTATAAATCCAAATGAATCAATATTTTTACAATTTATAATCATAGGTGCAACATTAAGTGTAGTTGATATATTTGTAATGACGGGATATTCTTCAATGGCTTCAAAGTTGAAGTTTTTATTAAAAGATGTAAAAGCAATAAAAATACAAAATAGAATTACAGGTAGCTTACTTATATTAGCTGCAATTTTTATGTCAAATGCAAAAAGAGTTTAA
- a CDS encoding helicase HerA domain-containing protein, whose amino-acid sequence MSTTFDYENLKLFYIGKEKTNEQIFAPLVYKNKDLTTHAAIIGMTGSGKTGLGISLLEEAAIDNIPSIIIDPKGDMGNLLLTFPNLQGSDFEPWIEEQDALNNSLSVPELALKTAQTWKNGLEADFQNQERIQKLKDSADFTIYTPGSASGVQISILSSFKAPSIEVLEDNELLISFINSTVSSILSLIDEKDDSSSKEFILISTIFMNSYTNQKDLSLEELITYIVTPPFSKVGIFDLETFFPQNERLKLALKLNTIIANPSFKSWIEGEPLDISNLLYDESGKAKVSIFSIAHLNDSQRMFFVSLLLNQMVSWMRRQEGTTSLKALLYMDEIFGYFPPNANPPSKQPMLTLLKQARSFGVGIILSTQNPVDIDYKGLANIGTWFIGRLQTKQDKEKVIDGLSSAVEGKIDKSEMENLLSNLEKRTFIMKNINEDGIKIFQTRWTLSYLKGPITKEQIKFLMSNKTANSVSKTELPKTKVETTNRQNSAKPLIPNILEQKYLYTSQSESYYLQGYLVFKCSVHFSDTSKNIDLTNELNYKFYLQKEASNVNFEELEEFKENSFETNERINSNYYETPIFIQNEKELKQIQKDFINFIYRTNKLSLFKNDALKIISKQNESLTDFKIRIQDRLNEKIDEQIESLQLKFSKTNDSIDDKLNKLFDKLEKEQLQANTTTTDAIISIGTSLLGAFFGKSTTASTLGKVASSARGATKILKEKSDVKYVESEIQQLQIEKEELQKTLENEISKINEENKISNFQIEEIFIKPKRTDIFNIKLELLWKEE is encoded by the coding sequence ATGAGTACAACATTTGATTATGAAAATCTAAAACTTTTTTATATAGGAAAAGAAAAAACAAATGAACAAATTTTTGCTCCTTTAGTTTATAAAAACAAAGATTTAACAACTCACGCAGCAATCATTGGAATGACAGGAAGTGGAAAAACTGGTCTTGGAATTTCACTTTTAGAAGAAGCTGCAATTGATAATATTCCCTCAATTATAATTGATCCAAAAGGTGATATGGGAAATCTACTTCTTACTTTTCCCAACTTACAAGGAAGTGATTTTGAACCTTGGATTGAAGAACAAGATGCTCTAAATAATAGTTTGAGTGTTCCTGAACTTGCTTTAAAAACTGCGCAAACTTGGAAAAATGGACTTGAAGCAGATTTTCAAAATCAAGAAAGAATCCAAAAACTAAAAGATTCAGCTGATTTTACTATTTATACTCCAGGAAGCGCTTCTGGTGTTCAAATATCAATTCTTTCATCTTTTAAAGCACCTAGCATTGAAGTTTTAGAAGATAATGAACTTCTTATTTCATTTATTAATTCAACTGTTAGCTCAATATTATCTTTGATTGATGAAAAAGATGATAGTTCTTCAAAAGAGTTTATTTTAATCTCAACTATTTTTATGAACTCTTATACAAATCAAAAGGATTTAAGCCTTGAAGAGTTGATTACTTATATTGTAACTCCACCATTTTCAAAGGTTGGAATTTTTGATTTAGAGACATTTTTTCCTCAAAATGAAAGATTAAAACTAGCACTAAAACTAAATACGATTATTGCAAATCCATCTTTTAAATCTTGGATTGAAGGTGAACCTTTAGATATTTCAAATCTTTTATATGATGAATCTGGAAAAGCTAAAGTTTCTATATTTTCAATCGCACACTTAAATGATTCTCAAAGAATGTTTTTTGTTTCACTACTACTAAACCAAATGGTTTCATGGATGAGAAGACAAGAGGGAACAACATCACTTAAAGCCCTACTTTATATGGATGAAATTTTTGGATATTTCCCACCAAATGCGAATCCACCATCAAAACAACCAATGCTTACACTTTTAAAACAAGCAAGAAGTTTTGGAGTTGGGATTATACTTTCTACTCAAAATCCAGTTGATATAGACTACAAAGGTTTAGCAAATATTGGAACTTGGTTTATAGGAAGATTACAAACAAAACAAGATAAAGAAAAAGTTATTGATGGATTAAGTTCTGCGGTTGAGGGCAAAATTGATAAAAGTGAAATGGAAAATCTTTTATCAAATCTTGAAAAAAGAACATTTATAATGAAAAATATAAATGAAGATGGAATTAAAATTTTTCAAACAAGATGGACATTATCATATCTAAAAGGTCCAATTACAAAAGAGCAAATCAAGTTTTTGATGAGCAATAAAACAGCAAACTCTGTATCAAAAACTGAACTTCCAAAAACAAAAGTTGAAACAACAAATAGACAAAATAGTGCTAAACCACTTATTCCAAATATTTTAGAGCAAAAATATCTTTATACTTCACAAAGTGAGAGTTATTATTTACAAGGTTATTTGGTTTTTAAATGTTCAGTTCATTTTAGTGATACAAGTAAAAATATAGATTTAACAAATGAACTAAATTATAAATTTTATTTACAAAAAGAAGCTTCAAATGTAAATTTTGAAGAACTTGAAGAGTTTAAAGAAAATAGTTTTGAAACAAATGAGAGAATAAACTCAAACTACTATGAAACTCCCATTTTTATTCAAAATGAAAAAGAGTTAAAACAAATCCAAAAGGATTTTATAAATTTTATTTATAGAACAAATAAATTATCTTTATTTAAAAATGATGCTTTAAAAATCATTTCAAAACAAAATGAAAGTTTAACTGATTTTAAAATCAGAATTCAAGATAGATTAAATGAAAAAATAGATGAACAAATTGAAAGTTTACAGCTAAAGTTTTCAAAAACAAATGATTCAATAGATGACAAACTAAACAAACTTTTTGATAAATTAGAAAAAGAGCAACTTCAAGCAAATACAACCACAACAGATGCTATTATCTCTATTGGAACTTCACTTCTAGGAGCTTTTTTTGGAAAATCAACAACTGCTTCAACTTTAGGAAAAGTAGCTTCTAGCGCAAGGGGAGCTACTAAAATCTTAAAAGAAAAAAGTGATGTAAAATATGTTGAAAGTGAAATTCAACAACTACAAATTGAAAAAGAAGAGTTACAAAAAACATTAGAAAATGAAATCTCAAAAATAAATGAAGAGAATAAAATCTCAAATTTTCAAATAGAAGAGATTTTTATAAAACCAAAAAGAACAGATATTTTTAATATAAAATTAGAACTATTATGGAAAGAAGAATAA
- the lpdA gene encoding dihydrolipoyl dehydrogenase, giving the protein MSKEIKAQVLVIGSGPAGYSAAFRSADLGMNVVLVEKFPTLGGVCLNVGCIPSKALLHVAKVKEEAEHISAHGLTYAEPTIDIAKIAAYKNGVVKKLTDGLSAMSKMRNVTVVQGTALFVDKNTVQVSGKEDVTITFENAIIAAGSRPIKLPFIPHEDPRIWDSTDALDLKEIPKKLLIMGGGIIGLEMGTVYQKLGSTIDVVEMQDQLVPVADKDVIKMYTKANSKRFNIMLNTKVAKVEAKEDGIHVSMEGEGVQTEPFIYDAVLVAIGRAANGKLLNLENAGVKVNDWGIIEVDKQMRTNVEHIFAVGDIVGQPMLAHKGVHEAHVAAEVIAGKKHYFEPKVIPSIAYTFPEIAWVGMTEKEAKAAGIDYEVSTFPWTASGRALASDVSQNGMTKLIFDKKDHTLIGGALVGDNAGELLGEITLALEMDCDAEDIALTIHAHPTLHESVGMAAEIYEGSITDLPNAKAKKNK; this is encoded by the coding sequence ATGAGTAAAGAAATTAAAGCCCAAGTCTTAGTAATAGGTTCTGGACCAGCTGGTTATTCAGCTGCGTTTAGAAGTGCAGATTTAGGAATGAATGTTGTTTTAGTAGAAAAATTTCCTACTTTAGGTGGAGTTTGTTTAAATGTTGGATGTATTCCATCAAAGGCACTTCTTCATGTTGCAAAAGTAAAAGAAGAAGCTGAGCATATTTCTGCACATGGACTTACATATGCAGAACCAACTATTGATATAGCAAAAATTGCTGCTTATAAAAATGGTGTTGTAAAAAAACTAACTGATGGTTTAAGTGCCATGAGTAAAATGAGAAATGTTACTGTTGTTCAAGGAACTGCTCTTTTTGTAGATAAAAACACAGTTCAAGTAAGTGGAAAAGAAGATGTAACTATCACTTTTGAAAATGCAATTATTGCTGCTGGTTCAAGACCTATTAAATTGCCATTTATTCCCCATGAAGATCCAAGAATTTGGGATTCAACAGATGCTTTAGATTTAAAAGAAATTCCTAAAAAACTTTTAATTATGGGTGGAGGAATTATTGGTCTTGAAATGGGAACAGTTTATCAAAAACTTGGGTCTACTATTGATGTTGTTGAAATGCAAGACCAATTAGTTCCTGTTGCTGATAAAGATGTTATCAAAATGTACACAAAAGCAAATAGCAAAAGATTTAATATTATGTTAAATACAAAAGTTGCAAAAGTCGAAGCTAAAGAGGATGGTATTCATGTATCAATGGAAGGTGAGGGTGTTCAAACTGAACCTTTTATTTATGATGCTGTTTTAGTTGCTATTGGAAGAGCTGCAAATGGTAAACTTCTTAACCTTGAAAATGCTGGTGTAAAAGTAAATGATTGGGGAATTATCGAAGTTGATAAACAAATGAGAACAAATGTAGAACATATCTTTGCAGTTGGAGATATTGTTGGTCAACCGATGCTTGCACACAAAGGTGTACATGAAGCTCATGTTGCAGCTGAAGTAATTGCAGGTAAAAAACACTATTTTGAACCAAAAGTTATCCCATCAATCGCATATACTTTCCCAGAAATCGCTTGGGTTGGTATGACTGAAAAAGAAGCAAAGGCTGCTGGAATTGATTATGAAGTTTCAACATTCCCATGGACTGCATCAGGAAGAGCATTAGCTAGTGATGTTAGTCAAAATGGTATGACAAAATTAATCTTTGATAAAAAAGACCATACTTTAATCGGTGGAGCTTTAGTTGGAGATAATGCAGGAGAGTTATTAGGAGAAATTACACTAGCTCTTGAAATGGATTGTGATGCAGAAGATATTGCACTTACTATTCATGCACACCCAACACTACACGAATCAGTAGGAATGGCAGCTGAAATTTATGAAGGAAGTATTACTGACCTTCCAAATGCTAAGGCAAAAAAGAATAAATAA
- a CDS encoding DUF309 domain-containing protein: MKIDYNIFNQKTAIDRFIFAVENGFYVEAHELLEDDWNFYKKQGELNKALVLKGLINGATALALFHIKKRPESYKKVWPAFEKYVPLLDVVDFEEKEKYYYIKNRLIELSKEVEAKL, encoded by the coding sequence ATGAAAATAGATTACAACATCTTCAATCAAAAAACAGCAATAGATAGATTTATTTTTGCTGTTGAAAATGGCTTTTATGTTGAAGCTCACGAACTGCTTGAAGATGATTGGAATTTTTATAAAAAACAAGGAGAATTAAACAAAGCTCTTGTTTTAAAAGGTTTGATAAATGGAGCAACTGCCCTTGCCCTATTTCATATAAAAAAAAGACCTGAAAGTTATAAAAAAGTTTGGCCTGCTTTTGAAAAATATGTTCCATTATTGGATGTTGTAGATTTTGAAGAGAAAGAAAAATATTATTATATAAAAAATCGATTAATTGAATTAAGTAAAGAAGTAGAAGCCAAATTATAA
- a CDS encoding 2-oxo acid dehydrogenase subunit E2 — MSIEQIKLPDVGGEEVEIIEISVKVGDSIGEDDTIIVVETEKASMDIPAPFAGTIESLIVKAGDKIKEGDLIATLVTTASASNETVKEVAIATPAKIVEEVKIEEKTVEVSTASQETTLVIEDIFVPDVGGDESVDVIEIIASVGDFLNEEDGIITLETEKATMDVPTPISGKLVEILVNAGDKVKTGSLIARIEKTVVASTPKEVAKEEVIVKNETPAKVESKVETVSVESHVTKTTGKAYASPSIRRLAREYGVDLTLVNGTGPKNRILKDDIRLYIKSVLSNPSCANLTASSNTAGGLGFELAPLKEIDFSKFGEIEVVELSKIQKISGPSLQRNAIIIPHVTQFDEADITELEEFRKEQNTIYSKMNSDVKISPLVFAVKAVAKALRLHPNFNASLSTDGQSMIFKKYVNVAVAVDTPNGLVVPVIKDADKKGFEEIALELKELSIKAKAGKLTANDMQGACFTISSLGGIGGTAFTPIVNAPEVAILGLSKSEFKPKYNGKEFVPRLMLPLSLSYDHRAIDGADGARFVTTLSSLLGDIRKILL, encoded by the coding sequence ATGAGTATTGAACAAATAAAACTGCCAGACGTTGGTGGAGAAGAAGTAGAAATTATTGAAATCAGTGTTAAAGTTGGTGATAGTATTGGTGAAGACGATACTATCATTGTAGTAGAAACAGAAAAAGCTTCTATGGATATTCCTGCACCATTTGCTGGAACTATTGAATCTTTAATTGTTAAAGCAGGAGATAAAATTAAAGAGGGTGATTTAATCGCTACTTTAGTTACAACTGCATCAGCTTCTAATGAAACTGTAAAAGAAGTTGCAATTGCAACACCTGCTAAAATAGTTGAAGAAGTTAAAATAGAAGAAAAAACTGTAGAAGTAAGTACAGCTTCACAAGAGACAACATTAGTAATTGAAGATATTTTTGTTCCAGATGTAGGTGGAGATGAATCAGTTGATGTAATTGAAATTATTGCATCAGTTGGGGATTTTTTAAATGAAGAAGATGGAATAATTACTTTAGAAACAGAAAAAGCTACTATGGATGTTCCAACACCAATTTCTGGTAAATTAGTTGAAATTCTTGTAAATGCTGGAGATAAAGTAAAAACTGGTTCTTTAATTGCAAGAATTGAAAAAACTGTAGTTGCTTCAACACCAAAAGAGGTTGCTAAAGAAGAGGTTATTGTAAAAAATGAGACGCCTGCTAAAGTAGAATCAAAAGTAGAAACTGTAAGTGTTGAATCTCATGTTACAAAAACAACTGGTAAAGCTTACGCATCACCAAGTATTAGAAGATTAGCTAGAGAGTATGGTGTAGATTTAACATTAGTAAATGGTACAGGTCCTAAAAATAGAATTTTAAAAGATGATATTAGATTATATATAAAATCTGTATTATCAAATCCAAGTTGTGCAAATTTAACTGCTTCAAGTAATACTGCAGGTGGTTTAGGATTTGAGTTAGCACCATTAAAAGAGATTGATTTCTCTAAATTTGGAGAAATTGAAGTTGTAGAATTATCAAAAATTCAAAAAATTTCAGGTCCATCACTTCAAAGAAATGCAATCATTATTCCTCACGTAACGCAATTTGATGAGGCAGATATTACTGAACTTGAGGAGTTTAGAAAAGAACAAAATACTATTTATTCAAAAATGAATTCAGATGTTAAAATATCTCCATTAGTATTTGCTGTTAAAGCTGTTGCAAAAGCATTAAGATTACATCCAAACTTTAATGCGTCATTATCTACTGATGGTCAATCAATGATTTTCAAAAAATATGTAAACGTTGCAGTTGCTGTTGATACACCAAATGGTTTAGTAGTTCCTGTAATTAAAGATGCTGATAAAAAAGGTTTTGAAGAAATTGCACTTGAATTAAAAGAGCTTTCTATAAAAGCAAAAGCTGGAAAATTAACAGCAAATGATATGCAAGGTGCTTGTTTCACAATTTCATCACTAGGTGGAATTGGTGGTACTGCATTTACTCCAATTGTAAATGCTCCAGAAGTTGCAATTTTAGGATTATCAAAATCAGAATTTAAACCTAAATACAATGGAAAAGAGTTTGTACCAAGATTAATGTTACCATTATCATTATCTTATGACCACAGAGCAATTGATGGTGCTGATGGTGCAAGATTTGTAACGACATTATCGTCATTATTAGGCGATATTAGAAAAATACTTCTATAA